A window of Bacillus toyonensis BCT-7112 genomic DNA:
TATAGTTGCATTTCCTGTTATATAATTTTCCTTATTTTTCAACTATAATTGTAATGATATGTTAGATTGTATATTTTATCTTTAATATATTTAATGGAAGGGGGACTCTCTATGAAATTGCTTCGTTTATTTCTCATTTTCACTCTTGTTGTATTGTTAAGCGCATGTAATACAGCAACAAAAGTCACAAAGGTTCAAAAAAATGGCGAAACGACTTTAACAATTGGTTCTTTGCAGGGGTATTACGATGTACAAACGCTTAAAGCTGAAAAAGGAAATGTGGAAATTCCTTATGAGGCAGCAGTTGAAGAAGGTACGATTTTATTGCAAGTCACAAAAGACGATAAGGTCATTTATGAAGAAGAAGTCACTTCTCAAAAAGAAGGTCTGCTTTCTTTTGAAGCGCCAAAATCCGGATCATATGATTTAATTGTACGTGTGAAGGGTGAAGAAGAGAAAGCGAAAGGAATTCAAATACATACGAAGCTATGAAAAAACGGCAAGCGGAGTATACTCGCTTGCCGTTTCCATTTCCAGTTGGTTCTGGCATAACAAATGCTCATCAATTTCAAGAAGTGAACGTAAAGTAATTCTAAAATATACAATATTTCACTTTCGGCGATGTAATCTCTAATAAAAGATTCAATAAATTTCATAATATAAATATTTAATTCTAATCATTAAAAATCCTACTTTTTCTTACTTTAATTGTTTCTAAAATATAAAGAAGAATACCTAAACCAAATATTTTTTCAGTATTAGAAATATTATTACCTAATTTAATAATAGGTACATTTAAGCTAAATCTTTCACTCCATTCTAAAGGCATATATCCCCTCTTGCAGTTTATTAATATACGATCATCCATTGTACGAAAAGACGTTTCGAAAAAATCAAATTCCACTTCTATCTCAGAAATTTTTATCTCTTTTTCACTCATCAAAGAACCACGTACCATTCCAAATCCTTGTATCATATTTTCTTTAAACATACCTACACAATTATAATTGGAATCATAAATAGCCCAATCATAATTTTCAACTTCACTATGAAAATATGCAAGAATTTCTCCATCACTTGCTTCCAATCCAAAACCTTCTTTATTTTTTAAAATAGGTAATGTTGAAGAAATCATCTTTGTTCCTGCTACATATCTTCCATCAGGAGTATATAAACCTAAATGTTTATTATTGCCGGGTAATTCTAACAAAACATAAGTATCAATATCCCAAAATGTTAAATCATTTTTAACTATATTTTTTTCTAGTAAATTTCCTTTTCTTAATTGCCAAAATCCAATACTAAAAAATACAAGAGAAGCTATAATAATTAAGATTACTGGTCCCCAATTAATATTACCCCAAGTATTATACATACCAATTAATCCATAAAGAAAAAGCCCAGTTCCAATTAAACACTTAAACTTCCCCTTTTTTTTATAATACTCAAATAATTCCACGCAAACACCTCTATCAGTTGGTCTTAATATTTCAATTATCCTTCAAATAGGGGGCACATTACCGAAAGTTAAAAATTGTACACTAAGGGTGTAAAAACCTATTATATCAGGTTTTATAGAGCATATAAGTCTATGTTGATGCTACCCCAATATAGACTTATATTTACCTTTATAATAAAAGAGGACGTGGAGTAACTTGATTATTCTTAATCATTCGACAAGATGCAACAATTTAAGATCGTGTTTTTTGCTATGATAAGTAAGAAATTTACATATCGTGTTATTGGGGGATAAAAAAAGATGTTGAAAAAATTTACTACATGTATTTTAGGTGGCGCTTTAGTATTCAATTTATCTGGTTGCGGCAATACATCCGACAAAACTTCTTCAGAATCTAAAGAAACCAATTCTAAACAAGAAGAAAAGAAAGTGCAAACAACTGATGAGACGAAAACGAAAGAGAATACAAAGCAGAAAAATACAGAACAAACAAAAGAGAAATCAAAAATAAAAGAAAAAGAGTATGCTGTAAACAAGGATTTTCATACACCTAAATTTGATGTAACTGTAAAAAGAGTTGTAGAAAGAGATAAGGTTGGTAAAGAGAGTATAGGATTCCAAAAACCTGAAGATGGACATGTCTTTATTGTTGTAGAAGCAGAAGGGAAAAATATCACAAACGAACCGATGAAATTAGCCGTTTTACCATCAGTGGATTTAGTGGATGAAAATGATAATGCTTACCAAAGTGATGTGTTGGCAGCTAGTAGTTATGCGGTTGAAAAAGCCGAGACCTCTACTATTACTAAGGGATTAAAACCAGGGGAGGTAATGAGAGAAAGTAAAGTTTACGTGATTAATAAAGAAAAATTTGATACAGGAAAATGGTATGTACTTGTTAACCATGAGTATAAGGAACAAATTAAATAGTGTTTATTTATGAAGAGGAGATGGCTCCTCTTTTTTGTTATAAGTTAACACAGAATTTCGTTATGAGGGACTGCCTTTTGGTGGTCTTTTTTGCATAAAATCTTGTAAAGCAAGAAAAAGTAGAATATTAATATTCTAATATTCAATAGAAAGATAAAACGTTTAAAAGTTCAGAATAATACTTTATAATATATTTAGTAAAATTAACCAATGTATATTTTGCTCATTATGTATTAAAGGGGAAATGAAAATGGCTGGACAAATTCGTATGTCACCAGAGGAGCTTAAATCAAAAGCGACTCGATATGGACAAGGTGCAAATCAAATTGAGGATATTTTAAGTCAATTACAAAACTTACAAAATGAATTAAGAGGAGAATGGGAAGGTCGTGCTTTCGAAGGTTTTGATCAACAGTTCAATGAATTAAAGCCAAAAGTACAAAACTTTGCACAGCTATTGCAAGAAATTAATATGCAGCTGAATAAAACTGCAGAGGCCGTTGCTTCTCATGATGAAGAATTATCACGTAATTTCGGTTTGAAATAAAAATTGTCATACTCTATATAACAAGCATTTCAAATGAGCCATACAGCTTATATTGTATGGCTCATTTGATTGCATGCCCAGCGAGTGATATTGATAGGGATATATATTTTATGAGATTTCTTTGATGCATTTGGAGAACTTATAGAAAGGGTTTGAAAGAATGGGACAATTTCAAAGTAATTTACAAACAGCAACGCAAATTGCTACGAAAATGGGATCAGCCTCTGATAGGATTCAAAGTGCAACCAGTCGTTCTATAACAAAGGCGACGCGTACAACATTATCTGTTAACTTCAAAGCACAAGAAGCGAATCAGCAAGTTTTAGACTTGACGAAACAATTTTCCGCTGCCTTTCAACAAGCGGTTGATAATATTCATTCGGTATCTAATGAATTTGAGAGAATGGATAACGAACTTCACAACACTTTTCGCTAATGTGACAACCTACGTAAAGTAAAATAGTAGGAGGAAAAAGATGGATCGGGATATTGAAAATCAAATTAAAGAGTTAAATCTAAAGTTACGAAGTGTATTTGAAGAACAGGACCGAAATCAATCTGCGATTCAAGCTCAAGAACAAGCGGAAGCAGATTTTTATGAATGTAGAAGTCGAAATCGTCGTTTGTTTGATCGAATTTTAGGAACTTGGCATGGTGATAGAGAAATGTCTCAGTTTTTTATGAATACGTATCAAGATGCACAACATATTGAACGAAAAGTCACATTTGAATTGGAAAACAAAAAAGAAACATTGTTTAAAGAGAAACGAGATCTTAGTGATTTAGAAAACGACCTTTCATATCAGCAACAACAATTAGTAAAGGAGGCTAATTCATGAGTTTAAATATGTATTTGGGAGAAGTACAGAACCAAACTCAAAGTATGAACGCTGTATGTACGGCCACCATTCAAGGTATGGAACAAGCCATTCAGTCGATTGATGCTTTTGCAACTGATACTGTGTTACAAGGGCAAACATATAGCAGTGCAAAAGCATTTTTTGTACAAACCTTTCGTCCTCTAGCGCAAGGAATAATTTACTTATGTGAAGAGCTAATCCGACAAAACAATGCCTTTCCAAGTCAATTTCAATCACAGGTAGCTCAGGCAGATGTTATTGAACACGAGATATTAGAACAAATTCGAGAAATTGACCGAATGAAAACAAGTATGGAAGCTGTTAATCAAGCTATGCCAATGCCGGGTATGGATGCCATGGTAAATCTTTTTATTGTTATGAGGCAAAAACTGCAAGAAAAGCTGGATCATTTGTATCAATTCAATCAGACCTCTAGTAATAATTATAGTACAGCAATTCAATTAGCAGCGAGTATTGCTACAGGTCTTGCGGAAGTCCAAAGTGGGAAAGGGTTTAGTGGCGTCAGCGGTACATTTAATACACAAGGATTGAATATGGATTGGACGGGGCCTATTCAAAAAATTACAGAAGATAAAGCTCGTGAAGTTGAAAGATTAAATAAGGATTCTGAATCTGGTGAAGTAGACAAAAAAGAGTCATTTTTAGGTATGACTGGCTTTGATCCGATGGTACCATTAGATGGAATGGGGAATATATTCGGAACGCTTTCAGGTGCAGCTGCAGTAGGAAATACAGTTTATAAAGTAAGGAATGGTTATGAGGTAAAAAAAGAATTTGATAGAAAAAACAAACGAGTTCTTATAAGAGAGAATTATGATTCTGTTAAAGATAATAAAAAAGTTAATGGACGGCATAGAGATCATAAGATTTACTATGTAAATGATATCGAAAAGAAAATCGAAAATGGAACAGCTACTCCTAAGATAAAAGAAATAGAAGCGATGATAAAAAAAGGAAGCGCAGCTAAAATGGCCTTAAAGGATAAGCTTGGATGGGCTAGTGTAGCTATAGATTCATATACGGATACAAGTGAAAATATCAAAAATAATGCCTCGAATGATAAAATTGCAGGAGATATTATTGGTAATGTTGTAGTGGGAGGAGCAACAACTGTAGGGGCTGCGGTTCTGACTGTTGCAGTTCTTCCTGCTGCTACGCCAGTTTTGGCAGTTGCAGCAGCAGGATTCGGTATTTCAGTAGGATTAACATACTTAACAGAAGGTGTAAAATGGGATGTTGATTTAGATGGTGATGGTGAAGATGATAGTATTAAGGATATGGTGAAAACGGGTGCGAAAAAAACTTGGTCAACAGTAGCAGGGTGGTTTAATTAACATGAAAAAAAATACAGATTTTAATAAAAAAGTTTTTGAATATTATATGGCTCTTTATGCTGTAAATGATATAAGATCGACTATAATTACTCTTGTGATTGGGATAGCAGATATATTTGTGCTTTTACCTGCTTTTGCGAGTCCTGTTCAACCGATATATATGTACATAATAGTTCCACCAGTTGCTTTTTTAAATTTATGGGCAATATGGATTGTTATAAATCCTAGGAAGCGGCAATTACAATACACTCTATTTCGTGGGGTATTTGGCATCGTATGTTCAGTAGGTTTATTAGTTATAACCCAAAAGTTTGCATATGGAATGTTAGGATTACAAACTCCCATCTATTTTATTTTTTCGGTTGGTTTGTATATTTTTGCTTTGAATTATTATTATAAAAATCATATTAAAAAACTTCAGGAACCAATCAAAAAATCAAAATCATCGAAAAAAAACTCGGGTTTCGGAGTAGTGGCTTTTATAGGATTGGGTCAACTCGTTGCTAATATCAGTCTTGGTTTTGCAACACAAAAGATGGTAGCAATTGTATTAATGTGTGTATACTCCATGCTTTCGTTTATTTTGTTTCATTTCATTATGGAACTCCATAGGTACTATTATTTAAGGAAGCATATAGAAGATGGGGGTAGAACACATGAAACCTTTTAAAGAGTCTGTATTGAATATTAAGTATATAATCGCGGTTCTCCTATAGCCAGTAAAGACTGCGGAAAAGAAAAGGGAGAAGCAAAATCATAAATATAGAATTATATTTAGATAAAGGAAGGATGGGGAATTATGCAATTTTCTAAAGAAAAGTTTTTACCAAATGGTTCTATTGTTCTATTAAAAGGTGGGACGAAGAAAATTGTGATTTATGGAAGAAAACAAAAACTTATGGTTAAAGAACCTGTGATGTATGACTATATTGGCTGTTTTTATCCAGAAGGATACATTAATCCTGAGTATACATTTGTATTTAATCATGAGGATATTGAAGAAATTATATTTGTAGGTTTTATAGATGAGGAAGAAGAGGCATTTGTAGGATTGCTTAATTGAATGTGATTTAGAAACAGGTGACCTTCAAATTCTGATAAAACTAGCAATCTCCACGCCGAACTTGGACAAATTATAAGCGGGGAAAAGCTGGACACGAAAATGATGAAGAGATTACTATTTTCAAATCATTTGGTTTGGCAGTAGTAGATATTATCGTCGCGAAGTATTTGTATGAGAAAGCGGTGGAGTGCGGGATGGGGAATAGGATTGAGTTTTGAGACTGCCTTTTGGTGGTCTTTTTTGCATAAAATCTTGTAAAGCAAGTAAAAGTAGAATATTCAATAGAAAGATAAAGTGTTTGAAAGTTCGGAATAATATATTATAATGCGTTTGGTGAAATTAACCAATATATATTTTGCTCATTATGTATGAAAGGTGAAATTATAATAGGCGGGTATGTTTATAGATTCCGCGCAGGTGAAGAATCAGGGTTTCCGCAACTTCACCTAACGGTTATGGCGGGGGAGTTTCATTTAAATTTGAGAAGGAATCGAGATAATAGAATGCGAAAATTTTCAAAAATAGTTATATGTGTTGGTGCGTTAATAATGATTATACTGGGCATGATTGTACATGATACATGGAAGGATAGGATTTATTTTTCTTTAGCTGTACTTTTTGTTACCGTACTTTCTTTACTATGGAATATAGTTGCTCATAATATTATGGATAAATTTAAGAAAAAGTAGAATAAATAGCTATGAAACTTTTACCGATTGGAACAGTAGCGGGGTGGTTTAATTAATATGAAAAAAAGTATAGATTTTAATAAGAAAGCTTTTGCACATTATATGGCTCTTTATCCTGTAAATGAAATAAGAGTTCACGTAATTGGTCTTGTCCTTTTGGGGGCAGATGTGTTTGTTCTTTTGCCTGCGTTTGCGAATCCTTTTCAATTACTCTATGTATATATAGTAACTCCTCCAGTTATTTTTTTAAATTTGTGGGCGATATGGATTGCTATCAATCCTCGGAAACGACAGTTACAATACACTCTATTTCGAGGAGTATATGGCGCCATATGTTCAGTCGGATTATTGGTTATAACTCAAAAATATGCTTATGAAGTGTTACAATTACAAACTCCCATCTATTTTATTCTTTCATTTGGTTTGTATGGTTTTGCTTTGTATTATTTTTATAAAAATCATATTGAAAAACTTCAGGAACCAAGAAAAAAATCAAAGTCGTCGAAAGGATCTGGTGGTGTAAAAGTAGCAGCTATTGCAGCGGGATTGGGGCAGTTAATTGCTAATATAATTCTTAGCATTGCAACACAACAGATGGGGGCAATTGTATTTATGTCTGCATGCACAGTGATTTCGTTTGTTTTGTTTTATATGATTATAGAACTCCATAAGTATTATTATTTACGGAAGCATATAGAAGATGGAGGGAAAATACGTATAGGCTTTTAAATGGAAAAAAAGAGCAGCTTCTCTAATGGTGATGAGCTTTCAACAAAGGCTATAGCTGGGAAATTGGATGTGAATATACCCTATGATTGGAAGAGTTTAAAAGAAGATGTATTTGTTAGTAAAGTTATTGGCGTAAAAGGGGCAGCAGGTATTTGAGATAACTCATATAAATTTAAATCCACAATTCCTTTAATGACACCTTTAGGTATTATACAATTAAAAGATAGAGAGGTTACAGTTACTCAAAAAAATTTTTCAGGAGAAGTTATAGCGGGTATTGACGATTACTCCTTAAAAGCAGGATCGGAAGCTTCTACACTTAAGTATGAAGTAGAAGTAAGTATGCTACATTTTTCAGATCAG
This region includes:
- a CDS encoding WXG100 family type VII secretion target — encoded protein: MAGQIRMSPEELKSKATRYGQGANQIEDILSQLQNLQNELRGEWEGRAFEGFDQQFNELKPKVQNFAQLLQEINMQLNKTAEAVASHDEELSRNFGLK
- a CDS encoding TIGR04197 family type VII secretion effector, whose translation is MGQFQSNLQTATQIATKMGSASDRIQSATSRSITKATRTTLSVNFKAQEANQQVLDLTKQFSAAFQQAVDNIHSVSNEFERMDNELHNTFR
- a CDS encoding DUF3958 family protein, with amino-acid sequence MDRDIENQIKELNLKLRSVFEEQDRNQSAIQAQEQAEADFYECRSRNRRLFDRILGTWHGDREMSQFFMNTYQDAQHIERKVTFELENKKETLFKEKRDLSDLENDLSYQQQQLVKEANS
- a CDS encoding T7SS effector LXG polymorphic toxin, translated to MSLNMYLGEVQNQTQSMNAVCTATIQGMEQAIQSIDAFATDTVLQGQTYSSAKAFFVQTFRPLAQGIIYLCEELIRQNNAFPSQFQSQVAQADVIEHEILEQIREIDRMKTSMEAVNQAMPMPGMDAMVNLFIVMRQKLQEKLDHLYQFNQTSSNNYSTAIQLAASIATGLAEVQSGKGFSGVSGTFNTQGLNMDWTGPIQKITEDKAREVERLNKDSESGEVDKKESFLGMTGFDPMVPLDGMGNIFGTLSGAAAVGNTVYKVRNGYEVKKEFDRKNKRVLIRENYDSVKDNKKVNGRHRDHKIYYVNDIEKKIENGTATPKIKEIEAMIKKGSAAKMALKDKLGWASVAIDSYTDTSENIKNNASNDKIAGDIIGNVVVGGATTVGAAVLTVAVLPAATPVLAVAAAGFGISVGLTYLTEGVKWDVDLDGDGEDDSIKDMVKTGAKKTWSTVAGWFN
- a CDS encoding DUF4176 domain-containing protein; the protein is MQFSKEKFLPNGSIVLLKGGTKKIVIYGRKQKLMVKEPVMYDYIGCFYPEGYINPEYTFVFNHEDIEEIIFVGFIDEEEEAFVGLLN